A genomic segment from Oncorhynchus clarkii lewisi isolate Uvic-CL-2024 unplaced genomic scaffold, UVic_Ocla_1.0 unplaced_contig_5411_pilon_pilon, whole genome shotgun sequence encodes:
- the LOC139404170 gene encoding NF-X1-type zinc finger protein NFXL1-like, with translation MTRQRCHCKISLLYIDCLTFRSAEDETKADLGSCKNQCPKQLSCGHHCKDLCHPGHCEDKCSHRVKLKCPCKRIKKELLCYKARQDQTQVDCNDACTALRRKANEVKEAEENAALEEERKKQQAELEAFENRQKGRRKKRGKRGEEEEEAEGGWRRYRVVMVSLGGVLLAAVAFYLIQMD, from the exons ATGACCCGACAACGCTGTCACTGCAAGATCTCCCTGCTCTACATCGACTGCCt GACGTTCAGAAGTGCGGAAGATGAGACTAAAGCTGATCTGGGGTCCTGTAAGAACCAATGTCCTAAACAG ttgagTTGTGGTCATCATTGTAAGGATCTGTGTCACCCAGGACATTGTGAGGATAAATGTTCCCACAGGGTCAAACTGAAGTGTCCCTGCAAGAGGATTAAAAAG gagctgctgtgttataaagccagacaggaccagactcAGGTGGACTGTAATGACGCATGTACAGCCCTACGAAGAAAGGCCAACGAG GTGAAAGAAGCAGAAGAGAATGCAGccctggaggaagagaggaagaaacaacAG gCTGAGTTGGAAGCCTTTGAGAATCGTCAGAAGGGCAGACGTAAGAagcgagggaagagaggagaggaggaggaggaggcggagggtGGTTGGAGGAGGTATAGAGTGGTCATGGTGTCTCTGGGTGGAGTTCTACTGGCTGCTGTCGCTTTCTATCTCATACAAAtggattag